A single genomic interval of Nymphalis io chromosome 30, ilAglIoxx1.1, whole genome shotgun sequence harbors:
- the LOC126779993 gene encoding uncharacterized protein LOC126779993: MSGQTDILFKDLTLVCRGCLQSTREMKNMFEFGLDEDFYKLTNIKINKTDNLSKLMCSECENVIIKCRNFHEQCSQSDFILNVVSKRQSLDTADNTKSLDDNVSQNTITYFLHDKKLIIKVTAPDTDAKITYHCTHDCPERFKKKTDLLQHLIRRHNIEMDFVIEVEYYCSIATCQYHIDSTSGKHFTGRKYLNQHISKVHREKILCQNCLLNFPCSTDFNRHLKNCSLSHKCKVCDREFKTNERLLVHLLRKHPTFHKKYKMERKICKKMSQDIDIEKFKEQENVPEYCDSPTRSFATQTLKLDENIRNDVALPSWQQEQTKKDEISTQTVFEDLLSLKSQTSEDDSIFYSETVSLSDIQTQTLPLEFGLSRSNKETETQSPDLSIKETQTCFCLYDSLKSNFKCGDLMSNTGTFCTTETQTLALETDLLSFSSAQTQTCFEDSRKDF; this comes from the exons ATGTCCGGCCAAACagatattttgtttaaagatCTTACCTTAGTTTGCCGCGGATGTCTTCAATCGACGCGCGAAATGAAAAACATGTTCGAATTTGGTCTTGATGAGGATTTTTATAAGTTGACCAATATAAAG aTCAACAAAACGgataatttgtcaaaattaatGTGCTCCGAATGTGAGAATGTTATCATAAAATGTAGAAACTTCCATGAGCAATGCAGTCAATCGGATTTTATTCTGAACGTTGTTTCCAAG AGACAGTCGCTCGATACAGCAGACAATACAAAATCATTAGATGATAATGTATCACAAAATACGATAACATATTTCTTGCACGATAAGAAGTTGATAATAAAAGTGACGGCACCAGACACAGATGCCAAGATAACGTATCACTGTACCCATGACTGTCCGGAGAGGTTTAAGAAGAAAACTGATCTCCTGCAGCATCTCATACGACGGCACAACATAGAAATGGACTTTGTCATCGAAGTCGAGTACTATTGCTCTATCGCGACCTGCCAGTATCACATAGATTCGACATCCGGTAAACATTTCACGGGCAGGAAGTACCTGAATCAGCACATTTCGAAAGTGCACAGAGAAAAAATTCTATGTCAGAATTGCTTATTGAATTTCCCTTGTAGTACAGATTTCAATCGTCATTTGAAAAACTGTTCGCTTTCCCATAAGTGTAAAGTGTGTGATAGGGAATTCAAGACGAATGAGCGTCTGCTCGTCCATCTGTTACGGAAACATCCGACGTTCCACAAGAAATACAAAATGGAGCGAAAAATCTGCAAGaagatgtcccaggatattgatATCGAGAAGTTCAAGGAGCAGGAGAATGTTCCAGAATACTGTGATAGTCCGACGAGGTCGTTCGCGACGCAGACTCTGAAATTAGACGAAAATATCAGGAACGATGTCGCGTTACCGTCTTGGCAACAAGAACAGACGAAGAAAGACGAAATATCGACACAGACGGTTTTCGAGGATTTGCTTTCGCTCAAATCGCAAACGAGCGAGGACGACTCGATATTCTACTCGGAAACAGTATCGTTGTCTGATATACAAACTCAGACCTTACCGCTCGAATTTGGTTTGAGTCGATCAAATAAAGAAACTGAAACTCAATCGCCAGATTTGAGTATAAAGGAAACTCAAACTTGCTTCTGTTTATACGATTCACTGAAGTCGAACTTCAAGTGCGGTGATCTTATGTCGAACACGGGAACGTTTTGTACGACTGAAACTCAAACTCTCGCACTCGAAACTGACTTACTCAGCTTCTCGTCCGCTCAAACTCAAACGTGTTTCGAGGATTCAAGGAAAGACTTTTGA